One window of the uncultured Paludibaculum sp. genome contains the following:
- a CDS encoding putative Ig domain-containing protein → MYLIVARFLLLCALISAAWPAVAQQRIQKVSGDGQLALPFYSPTQPLVVKVVDGAGNPVAGKSVKWTDVGGIIHASPSTVTTDATGLASFQFVAGGSFSPGVGYLSYTVTATTDIGSVSFSIVSYPFQTGPANYQPLVDFLKPLQGVPITLRAGERVADAIRVNVATSGANGGSAGLPIPAVGLTVRSANQDPLAGPVASCTGGTLLTGSDGIASCELLASGTPGSTDLIVNVGDSRSLTVHLTMLPGDPTPAITQGDNQSGLPTQILPIPLQARITDSLNNPLAGRAVQWSVVTPGSATLLNSVSTSDAAGNVSTSVQLGTTPGSYQIQLAVGSNSILFNIVIQGTVPALTISMASVPNGVVGGAYSPTLAGTGGSVVYTASLAPGATSPGLTVNLNGTIAGAPTAARSYGYTMRATDSQSAQASRTSTVVPSSGLAITTTALPTASVGAAYSLTLAAVGGTPPYKWDLYSGSIVASVLPPGLALSAAGVISGTPTTSGTYGLTIRVVDSASHEAYQSYSFAVAVGLVVSSTTLPNGSVGVVYAQTLTAAGGTLPYTWTLASGTLTPGLTLSAAGNLSGVPTAVGTSTFSVRVTDAAGGSATANYVITIGTALQISSASTLPNGTLGAIYSAQFTVAGGTAPFIWALNSGALPPGLMLSTSGLLTGQPTSAGNFFFSVRVSDSTGLFTAASITLTVGSAGSLPRTGVISQVASGGGWKTSVNLLNVNAVAAQVHVQFMAEDGTALDLPLTITQQGTSVTQAGGAVEATLAPNATLLIETEAPISTTTVGWADVQSSATLAGYAIFRQHGGDGHDSEGTSPLEASGKGVVLLTYDSSIGFSTGVALVNVATTQANITAIQRDDAGNELARDTIQLPGNGHTSFSMLDRYPALAGRRGVVEFQSDQTAGITVLGLRFSPTLSFTSIPVAFRP, encoded by the coding sequence ATGTACTTAATCGTCGCGCGTTTTCTCCTCCTCTGCGCTCTGATCAGCGCCGCTTGGCCGGCCGTGGCCCAGCAGCGCATCCAGAAGGTCTCCGGCGACGGCCAGCTCGCCCTCCCCTTTTACTCACCCACACAACCGCTGGTTGTGAAAGTTGTCGATGGAGCAGGGAATCCCGTGGCCGGAAAGTCAGTGAAGTGGACTGACGTCGGCGGCATCATCCACGCCAGTCCCAGCACCGTCACCACTGACGCCACCGGACTGGCCTCCTTTCAGTTCGTCGCGGGCGGGTCGTTCTCACCCGGTGTCGGCTACCTGTCGTACACAGTAACCGCTACCACAGACATCGGCAGCGTCAGTTTCTCTATCGTCTCTTATCCGTTCCAGACGGGCCCGGCCAACTACCAGCCGCTGGTCGACTTCCTCAAACCGCTGCAGGGCGTGCCCATCACGCTGCGTGCCGGTGAGCGTGTGGCCGACGCCATTCGCGTCAACGTCGCCACCAGCGGCGCAAACGGCGGTTCCGCCGGCCTGCCCATTCCCGCAGTTGGCCTCACCGTGCGCTCGGCCAACCAGGACCCGCTCGCCGGTCCCGTCGCTTCCTGCACCGGCGGTACACTGCTCACTGGTTCCGACGGCATCGCCTCGTGCGAACTGCTGGCCAGCGGCACGCCAGGCTCAACCGACCTCATCGTCAACGTGGGCGACTCCCGCAGTCTCACGGTCCACCTCACCATGCTGCCGGGCGATCCCACGCCCGCCATCACCCAGGGCGACAATCAGTCGGGTCTGCCGACGCAGATCCTCCCCATCCCACTCCAGGCGCGCATCACGGATTCGCTGAATAACCCGCTTGCGGGGAGGGCCGTCCAGTGGTCCGTCGTCACGCCAGGTTCCGCCACGCTGCTCAACTCCGTGTCGACGTCGGATGCCGCCGGCAATGTGTCCACTAGTGTGCAACTGGGTACCACGCCTGGTTCCTATCAGATCCAGCTTGCCGTGGGCTCGAACTCCATTCTCTTCAACATTGTGATCCAGGGCACGGTGCCCGCATTGACCATCAGCATGGCATCTGTCCCCAACGGAGTGGTCGGCGGTGCATACAGTCCGACCCTCGCTGGCACCGGCGGCAGCGTGGTCTACACCGCGAGCCTTGCCCCTGGCGCGACTTCACCCGGTCTCACCGTCAACTTGAACGGCACCATCGCGGGTGCACCCACCGCAGCCCGTTCCTATGGCTACACCATGCGTGCAACCGACAGCCAGAGCGCGCAGGCTTCGCGCACCAGCACGGTTGTCCCGTCCTCTGGTCTGGCCATCACCACCACGGCTCTGCCCACGGCCTCTGTGGGCGCCGCATATTCTCTGACGCTGGCCGCAGTTGGTGGCACGCCGCCGTACAAGTGGGACCTGTATTCCGGATCCATCGTGGCCAGCGTGTTGCCGCCCGGTCTGGCGCTCAGCGCCGCCGGTGTGATCTCCGGAACGCCCACCACTTCCGGCACCTACGGTCTCACCATCCGTGTGGTCGACTCCGCAAGCCACGAGGCCTACCAATCCTATAGCTTCGCCGTCGCCGTCGGCTTGGTCGTCTCCTCCACCACGCTGCCCAACGGCTCCGTTGGTGTTGTGTACGCGCAGACGCTCACCGCCGCGGGTGGCACCCTACCCTACACTTGGACCCTCGCCTCCGGTACGCTCACGCCCGGCCTGACGCTCTCCGCCGCGGGCAACCTCTCTGGCGTGCCCACGGCGGTCGGCACCTCCACGTTTAGCGTTCGCGTCACTGATGCGGCCGGAGGCAGTGCGACGGCCAATTACGTGATCACCATCGGTACGGCCCTCCAGATCTCCAGCGCATCCACCTTGCCGAACGGCACGCTGGGCGCCATCTATTCCGCTCAGTTCACCGTGGCCGGCGGCACTGCGCCCTTCATCTGGGCCTTGAACTCCGGAGCCCTGCCGCCGGGTCTCATGCTGTCCACCTCAGGGCTTCTCACCGGGCAGCCCACCTCGGCCGGCAACTTCTTCTTCTCGGTACGCGTCAGCGATTCCACCGGCCTCTTCACCGCCGCCTCCATCACGCTCACTGTCGGTTCCGCCGGTAGTCTGCCGCGCACCGGCGTCATCTCGCAGGTCGCCTCGGGCGGAGGCTGGAAGACGAGCGTCAATCTGCTGAACGTCAACGCGGTTGCCGCGCAGGTGCACGTCCAGTTCATGGCGGAAGATGGCACGGCCCTTGACCTACCCCTCACCATCACGCAGCAGGGCACCTCTGTTACACAAGCCGGCGGAGCCGTGGAGGCAACCCTGGCGCCCAACGCCACGCTGCTCATTGAGACCGAGGCGCCCATCTCCACCACCACCGTCGGCTGGGCCGACGTCCAAAGCTCGGCCACGCTCGCCGGCTACGCCATCTTCCGCCAGCACGGCGGGGATGGACACGATTCCGAAGGCACCTCGCCGCTGGAGGCCAGTGGCAAGGGTGTCGTGTTGCTCACCTACGACAGCTCCATCGGCTTCTCGACGGGCGTTGCCCTGGTGAACGTCGCCACCACACAAGCCAACATCACCGCCATTCAGCGCGACGATGCGGGCAATGAGCTCGCGAGGGATACGATTCAACTCCCCGGCAACGGGCACACATCGTTTTCGATGCTGGACCGCTACCCGGCCCTGGCCGGCCGCCGCGGTGTCGTGGAGTTCCAAAGCGACCAGACCGCCGGCATCACCGTGCTGGGCCTGCGCTTCAGCCCCACGCTGAGCTTTACTTCGATCCCAGTGGCGTTCCGGCCGTAA